From a single Candidatus Thorarchaeota archaeon genomic region:
- a CDS encoding DUF5591 domain-containing protein, which translates to MGTLMIKRGHDGPARQCIWKRDGLSLSTPLFVAAPTMPPVNIHYVTLTRDEIPPTDPFILVIPSLIETPSPVLSSNTALIIAPTLTGIDGLDAEAAHLVLKAQLARIREWGIDGEHFAIHVPSSTTSNDLQEVITASQEFGIHAAVFHLDGSLGPRDLQAVLLRSQLPRNWLTIATGRIEPSLIPVLYYLGFDMLDVSYAEAAALAHQRLWRMGSEAITSSLDEARYCSCYACRNASPEIPLYSVLMAHNLEVYRTVLSEAIQASEHGKLRWLIESLTHTSPAMTAFLRRIDASNFDFVEEFTPTTGSEGVPLIGPESYNAPAIKRWRNRLVERYTPPPNKRLVLLLPCSARKPYSDSRSHRKFIEIIENSLGPARRTIAETIITSPLGVIPRELERVYPVANYDIPVTGVWDAEEIHIAAEALIAHMKKFPTDAVVVAHMTGGYAEVVQAAQDQIAQTIIYTVQEGSATSREALAALADTLGDMRETLDLKGGRPQLLEETLRATADFQFGAGAGDILVPKGSRVTGKLYRTVICRDHGEQLASFIAESGLLSLTLEGGRRLAEHGNYWVRFDGEVLKGGSLFAVAVTDADLQIRPGDEVIVLNQSDEVVGVGRSEMSGREMCDFTNGRAVSIRHRRK; encoded by the coding sequence ATGGGAACCCTGATGATTAAGCGTGGGCATGATGGTCCCGCTCGACAATGTATTTGGAAACGAGATGGGCTCTCCCTGTCCACTCCCCTGTTTGTTGCCGCCCCCACAATGCCCCCTGTCAATATCCATTATGTGACTCTGACCCGTGACGAGATACCTCCTACTGATCCCTTTATACTCGTTATTCCATCTCTGATCGAGACCCCTTCACCAGTGCTCTCCAGTAATACGGCCCTGATCATCGCTCCAACATTAACCGGAATTGATGGTCTGGATGCCGAAGCTGCGCATCTCGTTCTCAAGGCTCAGTTAGCACGTATCCGTGAGTGGGGGATCGATGGGGAACATTTCGCAATTCATGTGCCGTCATCCACCACCTCAAACGATCTTCAGGAAGTCATCACGGCCAGTCAAGAATTCGGTATCCATGCAGCCGTCTTTCATTTGGATGGTTCTCTTGGGCCACGTGATCTTCAAGCCGTGTTGCTCCGGAGTCAGCTCCCTCGCAATTGGTTGACCATAGCAACTGGACGGATTGAACCCTCTCTCATTCCTGTTCTGTACTATCTTGGATTTGATATGCTTGATGTGAGTTACGCCGAGGCTGCAGCTCTTGCTCATCAACGGCTCTGGCGCATGGGTTCTGAAGCAATTACCTCTTCTTTGGATGAGGCGCGCTACTGTAGTTGCTATGCCTGTCGCAATGCTTCTCCTGAGATTCCTCTCTATTCGGTTCTGATGGCACATAATCTTGAAGTCTATCGTACAGTTCTCTCAGAGGCGATTCAGGCCAGCGAGCACGGTAAATTGAGATGGTTAATAGAATCGCTCACTCATACCTCCCCTGCAATGACTGCTTTTCTCAGACGTATAGACGCATCAAACTTTGATTTTGTTGAAGAGTTCACACCAACTACTGGTTCTGAGGGCGTTCCATTGATCGGTCCCGAGTCCTACAATGCGCCAGCCATCAAACGCTGGCGAAATCGACTTGTCGAGCGGTACACGCCACCTCCAAACAAACGTCTCGTGTTATTATTGCCCTGTTCGGCACGGAAACCGTACTCGGATTCGCGTTCGCACAGAAAGTTCATTGAGATAATTGAGAACAGTCTTGGTCCTGCTCGACGCACGATCGCAGAGACCATCATCACCTCTCCTCTTGGAGTCATTCCTCGTGAGCTTGAGCGTGTCTATCCCGTGGCAAACTATGACATTCCAGTGACTGGTGTCTGGGATGCGGAAGAGATTCATATTGCTGCTGAGGCGCTTATAGCACATATGAAGAAGTTTCCCACAGATGCTGTGGTTGTCGCACATATGACTGGCGGCTATGCCGAGGTTGTTCAGGCAGCTCAAGACCAGATTGCGCAGACCATTATCTACACAGTTCAAGAGGGATCTGCAACCTCCCGAGAGGCCCTAGCCGCTCTTGCAGATACCCTTGGTGACATGCGCGAAACCCTTGATCTGAAGGGTGGGCGCCCACAGTTGCTGGAGGAGACTCTGCGTGCAACTGCTGATTTTCAGTTCGGGGCTGGTGCTGGAGATATTCTTGTTCCCAAGGGTTCACGTGTGACCGGCAAGCTCTATCGAACAGTCATTTGTCGAGACCATGGCGAACAGCTTGCCTCTTTTATTGCAGAGAGCGGACTGTTGTCACTCACTCTTGAGGGTGGACGCCGACTTGCAGAACACGGGAACTACTGGGTTCGCTTTGATGGAGAGGTCCTCAAAGGAGGTTCTCTCTTTGCAGTGGCTGTGACAGACGCTGACTTGCAGATACGCCCCGGTGATGAGGTCATCGTTTTGAATCAGAGTGATGAGGTCGTTGGTGTGGGGCGAAGTGAGATGTCAGGTCGTGAGATGTGCGATTTTACTAATGGCCGGGCGGTCTCAATCCGACATAGGAGGAAGTGA
- a CDS encoding archaeosine biosynthesis radical SAM protein RaSEA: MKEELTDFAAHIQRFSLRSRGTSIDQRRKRDPKRPAASWVTTARIGYDTGTAISIVLSTIGCSYARSPLGGCTMCSYLLDGTSEHVSTEDLMTQFETAMTKVADATAPLSVKIYTSGSFLDPAEVHPEARQKILLLLAADDRVTQVVLESRPEYVTEEVMSEIHEILGDRDVEIGIGLESSNDTVRLMCINKGFTLDDFERSVMIARRYGIGTRAYVLVKAPFLTERDALFDALDTMSTAARLGVTTISVNPIDIQRYTLVERLWKNGQYRPPWLWTVVQVLHQARRAIPANVIILCDPVAAGKQRGTHNCGKCDKALVSAIRKFSLTQDSRDLEGITCDCRAEWEHALAHEDLALIVHDR; encoded by the coding sequence TTGAAGGAAGAACTCACCGATTTTGCTGCTCATATTCAACGGTTCTCTCTGAGGTCTCGTGGTACCTCAATTGATCAAAGACGCAAGCGCGACCCAAAACGTCCCGCAGCATCATGGGTCACTACAGCCCGCATCGGTTATGATACAGGTACTGCCATCTCTATTGTCCTCTCCACAATTGGTTGCTCATATGCACGCAGTCCTCTTGGTGGTTGCACTATGTGTTCCTATCTTCTTGATGGTACGAGCGAGCATGTTTCCACAGAGGACCTGATGACTCAGTTCGAGACCGCTATGACGAAAGTAGCAGACGCCACTGCTCCTCTCTCTGTGAAGATCTATACCAGCGGAAGTTTTCTCGATCCGGCCGAGGTTCATCCCGAGGCTCGCCAGAAGATTCTCTTGCTTCTTGCCGCAGATGATCGTGTGACTCAAGTCGTCCTTGAATCTCGACCAGAGTATGTGACCGAAGAGGTGATGTCGGAGATACACGAGATTCTCGGGGATCGAGATGTCGAGATCGGAATTGGTCTAGAGAGCAGCAATGACACAGTCCGACTGATGTGTATCAATAAAGGGTTCACACTTGATGATTTTGAGCGCAGTGTGATGATTGCCCGACGCTATGGTATCGGCACACGCGCCTATGTTCTCGTCAAAGCTCCATTTCTCACCGAGCGCGATGCTTTGTTTGATGCACTTGACACAATGAGTACTGCTGCTCGCCTTGGGGTCACAACGATCTCGGTCAATCCCATTGATATTCAGCGGTATACTCTTGTAGAGCGTCTCTGGAAAAATGGGCAGTATCGTCCTCCATGGCTTTGGACCGTTGTACAGGTCTTGCATCAAGCGCGCAGAGCGATTCCTGCAAATGTCATCATCCTCTGTGATCCTGTGGCTGCTGGAAAACAGCGTGGAACGCATAATTGTGGCAAATGCGATAAGGCACTTGTTTCGGCAATCCGCAAGTTCTCTCTGACACAGGATAGTAGGGACTTGGAAGGAATCACCTGTGATTGTCGTGCTGAGTGGGAGCACGCACTTGCCCACGAAGATCTCGCCCTCATCGTCCACGACCGATAA
- a CDS encoding MFS transporter has protein sequence MTVTQTEEQMVQTPEKTRPSTREALSVIFSWHSYTLFLITTWIFYAFDSLMLFYNLYLRDLGWSFVVIGALSGINMIIAASSRIVGGYIGDVADRKLLATIAMLFASMFFLLSALFIHPAIIVLALLIYSSMNLVKSGSSAYIMDNVPREHSGLALSLFKAGRVTGVAMLLAFNVLVATSGFGAGYRILMLVGGLCLLASTIVRAYWLTPSPPQQRTRTVSISRDFIHENWKAFRLLITTLPGAIIIVILDAINDGLFKFGALLYANEYLGISIPGIGTILIATLLISVPLLLKVGRLADTRGLKRASLMVYSLMPISTTLILIAPFLPTWAPQSIITGAESIFPGLGSVFTTVFIGIVLKYVNDGLWWLLLMTMIRKSLPRDGTSKFLAIFWFFVMALASIGPFIGGVLFALGSPQLIFVASLILNALILLSIARNGLARHVET, from the coding sequence TTGACCGTTACTCAGACTGAAGAACAGATGGTACAGACCCCCGAGAAGACACGACCATCAACCCGTGAGGCTCTCTCGGTGATCTTCTCTTGGCATAGTTATACTCTATTTCTCATCACAACTTGGATATTTTATGCATTCGACTCATTGATGCTCTTCTATAATCTGTACCTTCGAGACCTTGGTTGGAGTTTTGTGGTCATTGGCGCGCTAAGCGGAATCAATATGATTATAGCCGCCTCTTCAAGGATAGTTGGCGGATACATTGGAGATGTGGCAGATCGTAAACTACTTGCAACCATTGCCATGTTGTTTGCTTCTATGTTCTTTCTCCTTTCAGCACTGTTCATCCATCCCGCCATCATTGTCCTGGCGCTGCTCATCTATTCATCTATGAACTTGGTGAAGAGTGGTTCATCCGCCTATATCATGGATAATGTGCCTCGGGAACATAGTGGGCTTGCTCTCTCTCTGTTTAAAGCAGGCAGGGTCACTGGAGTTGCTATGCTCTTGGCCTTCAACGTGCTCGTAGCGACAAGCGGTTTTGGAGCGGGCTATCGCATACTTATGCTTGTGGGTGGTCTATGTCTACTTGCAAGCACAATAGTTCGTGCATATTGGCTCACACCGAGTCCGCCTCAACAGCGAACACGAACAGTTAGTATCTCGCGTGATTTCATCCACGAGAACTGGAAGGCCTTTCGCCTCCTCATCACAACACTTCCTGGTGCTATCATCATTGTGATCTTGGATGCAATTAATGATGGTCTGTTCAAATTCGGAGCCCTGCTCTATGCAAATGAGTATCTGGGAATTTCTATCCCTGGAATCGGAACTATTTTGATTGCCACTCTGCTGATCTCGGTTCCACTACTACTCAAAGTGGGACGCCTTGCTGATACACGTGGTCTCAAACGAGCGTCCTTAATGGTATATAGCCTCATGCCTATCTCTACGACACTCATTCTCATCGCCCCATTCCTTCCAACTTGGGCACCACAATCAATCATTACCGGGGCGGAATCCATCTTTCCGGGTCTAGGATCGGTATTTACAACTGTATTCATAGGCATTGTCTTGAAGTATGTGAACGATGGTCTCTGGTGGCTTCTATTAATGACAATGATCCGCAAGAGTCTTCCACGTGATGGGACCTCTAAGTTCTTGGCAATCTTCTGGTTCTTTGTCATGGCACTTGCATCAATTGGTCCTTTCATCGGTGGTGTGTTGTTCGCGCTCGGAAGCCCTCAACTCATATTTGTTGCATCTTTGATCCTCAATGCACTCATCCTGTTGTCGATTGCTCGAAATGGACTGGCACGGCATGTTGAAACTTGA